The following proteins are co-located in the Sandaracinaceae bacterium genome:
- a CDS encoding SDR family NAD(P)-dependent oxidoreductase yields the protein MRNTQHETIGTRHAVVTGGSAGIGLETARGLLRRGFERVAIIGRDAGRLARAVDSLGPGAVAIRADFSSLAQVEACVQEVKRQLAPLSVVVNNAGVWHAERTLSVDGFEDTFAVNHLAHFAFTRGLLDHLAERPSLPARIVHVSSRRHVHCRAMQWDDLMLERRYSGLRAYDQSKLANLLFSAELARRLHGEDRHVRSNAVHPGSVATEITRDSGVLSFLSDKVAGLVLLTPAEGAATSIHAATHPALDDTTGQYFARARRARPSQAALDELAGRRLWQLSEKLLRGAGVSDA from the coding sequence ATGCGAAACACCCAGCATGAAACGATCGGGACGCGACACGCCGTGGTCACGGGTGGCAGCGCGGGCATCGGCCTCGAGACTGCGCGCGGTCTCCTGCGGCGCGGCTTCGAGCGCGTCGCCATCATCGGACGCGACGCGGGCCGCCTGGCACGCGCGGTCGACTCGCTCGGACCAGGTGCCGTGGCCATCCGCGCGGACTTCAGCTCGTTGGCCCAGGTGGAGGCGTGCGTGCAGGAGGTCAAGCGGCAGCTGGCGCCCCTCTCGGTCGTCGTCAACAACGCGGGCGTGTGGCACGCGGAGCGCACGCTCAGCGTCGATGGGTTCGAGGACACGTTCGCGGTGAACCACCTCGCCCACTTCGCGTTCACGCGGGGGCTGCTCGACCACCTCGCGGAGCGTCCGTCGTTGCCAGCGCGGATCGTGCACGTCTCCTCGCGCCGCCACGTGCACTGCCGCGCCATGCAGTGGGACGACCTCATGCTGGAGCGCAGGTACTCCGGGCTGCGCGCCTACGACCAGAGCAAGCTCGCGAACCTGCTGTTCAGCGCCGAGCTCGCTCGCCGCCTCCACGGCGAGGACCGCCACGTCCGCTCGAACGCCGTGCACCCTGGCTCCGTCGCGACGGAGATCACGCGCGACAGCGGGGTGCTCAGCTTCCTCAGCGACAAGGTGGCTGGGCTGGTCCTCCTCACGCCCGCAGAGGGGGCCGCCACGTCGATCCACGCCGCCACGCATCCCGCGCTCGACGACACCACGGGCCAGTACTTCGCGCGTGCTCGTCGAGCGCGCCCGTCGCAGGCCGCGCTCGACGAGCTGGCTGGGAGGCGCCTCTGGCAGCTGAGCGAGAAGCTCCTGCGCGGCGCCGGGGTGAGCGATGCCTGA
- a CDS encoding NAD(P)-dependent oxidoreductase, translated as MSDTIRGKVLITGASGFIGSWLRDRLLEEGSDVLAIRRPGSPEAKTGRSVEASYDDVASLERLMDRERPDYVLHVAGATKGRTYQDFEAGNVMPTENLLRAVASQHPGLKRFVHVSSLAAYGPGRPGAPLRESDPRRPVEFYGESKLAAERVVEGANVPYTIIRPSGVYGPRDVDMFELFKLARSRVNLFFGNRRSWGSFVYVDDVVDAILRVPTVAETEGRGYFLSDGEPITWETLQADILSVVGRRALTVSLPRQMPFIAGALGELATRVDGQPRLMNRQKAIMGAQEAWTCHADAAAADFGFAPSIGRREALARTHAWYEANGWYGR; from the coding sequence GTGAGCGACACGATTCGAGGCAAGGTACTGATCACGGGCGCGAGCGGGTTCATCGGGAGCTGGCTGCGCGACAGGCTGTTGGAGGAGGGCTCGGACGTGCTCGCCATCCGCCGGCCGGGCTCGCCCGAGGCGAAGACGGGGCGCAGCGTCGAGGCCAGCTACGACGACGTGGCGTCGCTCGAGCGGCTGATGGACCGCGAGCGCCCCGACTACGTGCTGCACGTCGCGGGCGCGACGAAGGGGCGCACGTACCAAGACTTCGAAGCGGGCAACGTGATGCCCACCGAGAACCTGCTGCGCGCGGTCGCGTCGCAGCACCCGGGTCTGAAGCGCTTCGTGCACGTGTCGTCGCTCGCCGCGTACGGCCCGGGGAGGCCCGGCGCCCCCCTGCGCGAGAGCGACCCGCGCCGGCCCGTCGAGTTCTATGGCGAGAGCAAGCTGGCTGCCGAGCGCGTCGTCGAAGGGGCGAACGTGCCCTACACCATCATTCGGCCGAGCGGCGTGTACGGCCCGCGCGACGTCGACATGTTCGAGCTCTTCAAGCTCGCTCGGAGTCGCGTGAACCTGTTCTTCGGCAACCGCCGGAGCTGGGGCAGCTTCGTCTACGTCGACGACGTGGTGGACGCCATCCTGCGGGTCCCCACCGTGGCGGAGACCGAAGGCCGCGGCTACTTCCTCTCGGACGGCGAGCCGATCACCTGGGAGACGCTGCAAGCCGACATCCTCTCCGTCGTCGGGCGTCGCGCGCTGACGGTGTCCCTGCCCCGACAGATGCCGTTCATCGCCGGCGCGCTCGGCGAGCTGGCCACACGCGTCGATGGGCAGCCGCGCCTCATGAACCGGCAGAAGGCCATCATGGGGGCACAGGAGGCTTGGACCTGCCACGCCGACGCGGCGGCCGCGGACTTCGGCTTCGCGCCGTCGATCGGGCGACGAGAGGCCCTCGCGCGCACTCACGCTTGGTACGAAGCGAACGGCTGGTACGGGCGCTGA